The window CTGGGTACCCCATCTGGCTGTTGGTCTTACAGAACTAGCTATTACATTTTTCTCTAAGCCATACCCCAGGAAGATCTAAACCATAACTGCACATCATTATAACAGCCTGGCTGGAATGCTATAAGACTCCAGCCAGGCTGTTTTTTTTATGATCTTTAGATTTGAATGTATAGAGTCATCCGGCATTAAAAATGAGCTTGCTTTTTTAAGAACTATGCAACAGCTTCAGCACAGCATACTGTAAAAACCGATGTTTCCATAAAGCGGGAAGCCACCACAATTTCAGTACTTCCGGCATATTCTGTAAATATTTCCTTTACAAGCTCAGGGCAATTGTTGTCTTTGGAAAGATGTGCCAGCAGCAAATGGCTCATGAAGCTGGGTTTATAGGCTGTAAACAGGGCCAGTGCCTGCTTATTTGATAAATGTCCGTGGCCGCTCCTGATGCGATTCTTCAGGAAATAAGGATAAGAGCCCTTCTCCAGCAGTACATCATCGTAATTGGCTTCCAGAATGGCTGCATGGCATTGCCTGAAGTAATGGATCAGGTTTTCGCAGGGGGCGCCAATATCTGTAAAGATGCCAACCCTGGTGGCACCATGGCTAACTACAAAGCTGTGCGGGTCTGCCGCATCATGAAATTTTGG of the Flammeovirgaceae bacterium 311 genome contains:
- a CDS encoding beta-lactamase (COG1235 Metal-dependent hydrolases of the beta-lactamase superfamily I) is translated as MQLFITSLNSGSNGNCYYVGNEQEAVLIDAGISCRETEKRLKRLGLSMDKVKAIFVSHEHSDHIRGIPVLAKKYQLPVYITPGTLRNARLSPYNSLAVPFEAFQAVQIGELSVTAFPKFHDAADPHSFVVSHGATRVGIFTDIGAPCENLIHYFRQCHAAILEANYDDVLLEKGSYPYFLKNRIRSGHGHLSNKQALALFTAYKPSFMSHLLLAHLSKDNNCPELVKEIFTEYAGSTEIVVASRFMETSVFTVCCAEAVA